Proteins encoded by one window of Ferroacidibacillus organovorans:
- the pyrF gene encoding orotidine-5'-phosphate decarboxylase — translation MSEQHVVDVPIYVALDVENRRQAFELLEKLGDACRYVKVGLELYLAEGPALVEALVARELSVFLDLKLFDIPNTVAGAVKSVASLGVDMLTIHTLGGATMLEAAAEAASSRALHALSGKPLRLLGVTLLTSVDDAGIRQMGLSDDPLSAHVLRLAGTAHDAALHGVVCSGHEVAMVKTRYPALSALVPGIRLGGESKDDQARVVTPGYAVAHGADYLVVGRPITRAPDPHEALLAFLQNLKGGSQDV, via the coding sequence GTGAGCGAGCAGCATGTTGTCGATGTGCCGATCTACGTTGCGCTCGACGTGGAGAATCGCCGACAGGCGTTTGAACTTCTCGAGAAGCTGGGTGACGCTTGTCGCTACGTAAAAGTAGGGCTTGAACTGTATCTCGCAGAGGGTCCCGCGCTCGTCGAAGCGCTTGTCGCGCGCGAATTGTCGGTTTTTCTTGATCTCAAACTCTTTGACATCCCGAATACGGTGGCGGGTGCCGTCAAGAGTGTCGCGTCACTCGGCGTAGACATGCTCACGATCCACACGTTGGGTGGTGCTACGATGCTCGAAGCCGCCGCGGAGGCGGCTTCGAGCAGGGCTTTGCACGCGCTGTCAGGCAAGCCGCTGCGCCTGCTTGGCGTCACCCTTTTGACGAGTGTGGATGACGCAGGGATAAGGCAGATGGGGCTCTCAGACGATCCTCTTTCTGCGCATGTTTTGCGACTGGCAGGAACTGCACATGACGCCGCGCTGCACGGTGTGGTGTGTTCTGGCCACGAAGTGGCGATGGTCAAGACGCGCTATCCTGCACTCTCTGCGCTCGTTCCAGGCATCCGCTTGGGCGGTGAATCGAAAGACGATCAAGCGCGTGTTGTGACACCGGGTTACGCGGTCGCACACGGTGCTGATTATCTGGTGGTGGGACGTCCGATCACGCGGGCGCCAGATCCGCATGAAGCGCTACTCGCTTTTTTGCAGAACCTAAAAGGAGGAAGTCAGGATGTGTGA
- the pyrE gene encoding orotate phosphoribosyltransferase, with amino-acid sequence MCDNRLNNEDEARQFAHAMLSIGAVTLSPNAPYTWSSGLRSPIYCDQRLTLSHPLVRSRIADAFAMRLSVRYPDVELIAGTATGGIGHAAILSDRVSQPMVYVRSSAKGHGKQNLIEGRLLQGTHVAVVEDTVSTGGSVLHAVEAIREAGGHVSVVFTIFSYGFHVSQEAFERLGIKLEVLTDFSHVIEAAQESRVIQEQDVELLVRFQENPNAYSEAFR; translated from the coding sequence ATGTGTGACAATCGCCTGAATAACGAGGATGAAGCGCGTCAGTTTGCGCACGCCATGCTTTCGATCGGGGCGGTGACGCTCTCGCCAAACGCACCCTACACGTGGAGTTCAGGGCTGCGCTCGCCGATTTACTGCGATCAGCGGCTCACGCTCTCTCATCCGCTCGTGCGCAGCCGAATTGCGGACGCGTTTGCAATGCGTCTGAGCGTGCGTTACCCAGACGTCGAATTGATCGCGGGAACGGCGACAGGGGGAATCGGACACGCCGCAATTCTTTCGGATCGTGTTTCGCAGCCCATGGTGTATGTCCGCTCAAGCGCCAAGGGGCATGGAAAACAAAATTTGATTGAAGGCAGACTGCTTCAAGGTACGCATGTCGCAGTCGTTGAAGACACCGTTTCAACAGGGGGCAGTGTGCTTCACGCAGTCGAGGCGATCCGCGAGGCAGGGGGTCACGTCTCTGTTGTATTCACGATTTTTTCCTACGGGTTTCACGTCAGCCAAGAGGCGTTTGAGCGTCTTGGAATCAAGCTCGAAGTGCTCACCGACTTTTCGCATGTGATTGAGGCTGCGCAAGAGAGTCGTGTCATTCAGGAGCAGGACGTCGAACTGCTGGTTCGATTTCAAGAAAATCCAAACGCATATTCTGAGGCGTTTCGTTAA
- a CDS encoding MFS transporter yields the protein MSTGYEEIVINERYSIINGSYAMFGLTIVGNFASLFVIDALHATSEEVALLTSLPALMTVLATWLGAVWLSRVNSKKMFCIRATSVARVFYLMIALAPFFIRGPFLAFFVVLLLAIMNFPQGLSQLSWQSLMGDLIPEDRRAAFFGVRNRVTTIIAMIATLLPGLALQAFPSDAIPPYQVLFVLSTLFSFFEVYYLVLHRENTERRPDVVRIDFHVREMLKPFRRAPYRRFLIASMVFNFGWQLAWPLFSIYQIQYAHATAIWISAFNVASQITQILTFTLWGRISEKYGNTLALAFACLGMAATPVMTVISQNLVYLTGLNLITGLFVSGINLLQFNHLLEVVPREDRTALIAHFNVIIGIMGIVAPQIGVFLLGKIHMDPAMWVSTILRLAGTFIFFYLIRFIKRSKRAADAADHV from the coding sequence ATGTCGACCGGCTATGAAGAGATTGTCATCAATGAGCGTTACAGCATCATAAACGGAAGTTATGCCATGTTTGGTCTTACAATCGTAGGTAATTTTGCCTCACTCTTTGTCATTGATGCGCTCCACGCAACGTCTGAAGAGGTTGCGCTCCTGACTTCGCTTCCGGCGTTGATGACCGTTTTGGCAACGTGGCTTGGCGCGGTGTGGCTTTCTCGCGTCAACAGCAAAAAAATGTTTTGCATACGGGCGACATCGGTTGCCCGCGTCTTTTATTTGATGATAGCGCTTGCCCCATTTTTTATTCGCGGCCCGTTTCTCGCCTTCTTTGTCGTTTTGCTTTTGGCAATCATGAATTTTCCGCAAGGTCTCAGTCAGCTTTCTTGGCAGTCGCTGATGGGGGATCTCATACCAGAAGATCGCAGGGCTGCTTTTTTTGGCGTCCGCAACCGCGTCACGACGATCATCGCGATGATTGCAACCCTCTTGCCTGGCCTGGCGCTTCAAGCATTTCCGAGTGACGCGATTCCCCCATACCAAGTGCTCTTTGTGCTGTCCACGCTGTTTTCCTTCTTTGAGGTATACTATCTCGTCCTTCACCGCGAAAACACGGAACGCCGCCCTGATGTTGTGCGTATCGATTTTCACGTGCGTGAGATGTTGAAGCCGTTTCGTCGCGCGCCCTATCGTCGCTTTTTGATTGCCTCTATGGTTTTTAATTTTGGGTGGCAGTTAGCCTGGCCGCTTTTTAGCATTTACCAGATTCAATATGCACACGCGACGGCGATTTGGATCAGCGCGTTTAACGTCGCGAGTCAGATTACGCAGATTCTCACGTTTACACTGTGGGGACGAATCTCTGAAAAGTACGGAAACACACTGGCGCTCGCTTTTGCCTGTCTCGGCATGGCGGCAACGCCCGTGATGACTGTCATTTCACAGAATCTGGTCTACCTGACGGGGTTGAATTTGATAACAGGACTGTTTGTATCAGGGATTAATCTGCTCCAGTTCAATCATCTGTTAGAAGTAGTTCCCAGAGAGGATCGCACCGCGCTTATCGCGCATTTTAATGTGATTATTGGAATCATGGGAATCGTCGCGCCGCAGATCGGTGTCTTTCTGCTCGGCAAGATCCACATGGATCCGGCAATGTGGGTGTCGACGATCCTGCGGCTTGCAGGGACGTTTATCTTCTTTTACTTGATCCGCTTTATCAAGCGCTCCAAACGCGCCGCTGACGCGGCAGATCATGTCTAA
- a CDS encoding DUF2254 family protein: MRKLIVHILGSLLIIGLVFFFSPKAFVGDTDTARNYLSTIVSCLSTIFALCISIALVAIQLTASRYTHRVLDMFLKMPFNASLILFYFVTIIQSLFLLSRITEPIHMTLPAMLQPQMNADMILVVFCFIILIIYMYAVMKLLKPEQIIDNIQSEFRTAVKKRKTAEALIRVEQVCDIAKRAAVDMDSTTGTATVRTLMLMASLGDVQMRQSVARQFVEIGSIAAKERESGMLISVLHALQEMGTRHLDDGWYEDAKRVVEALRQLTRSSLIGQDQLPYVEEVVENLFRIATTSLTHTGEKKEACADLLGEVVTTMKAIGLDVLARDRAGLSYVMEDLIPLKLLQLRTLSSSAGLSVYAERVGRHVLLAQVAMVSVSLLDAPQRAFTALLCALYHDGEPERSGSARAMAQSELVLLCAALARYMKREDVVKLCLPRLLSCNVRESDWTCVDREELSRLFDFEDPFYFIASICESIRLCLPLTVSAPR; the protein is encoded by the coding sequence TTGCGAAAACTCATCGTTCATATCCTGGGTTCGCTCTTGATCATCGGACTCGTCTTTTTTTTCTCGCCCAAAGCGTTCGTTGGCGACACGGATACGGCGCGCAACTATCTGAGTACCATCGTATCCTGTCTCTCCACGATCTTTGCGCTCTGCATTTCCATTGCGCTCGTCGCGATCCAACTGACGGCGAGCCGCTATACGCATAGGGTGCTCGACATGTTTTTAAAGATGCCATTTAATGCATCGCTGATTCTCTTTTATTTTGTGACGATCATTCAGAGTCTTTTTTTGCTCTCGCGCATTACGGAACCGATTCACATGACGCTGCCGGCCATGCTTCAACCGCAGATGAACGCAGACATGATCCTGGTCGTGTTTTGCTTTATCATTTTGATCATTTACATGTACGCCGTCATGAAATTGTTAAAACCGGAACAGATCATCGACAACATCCAGTCAGAGTTTCGCACAGCCGTGAAAAAAAGAAAGACGGCGGAGGCGCTGATTCGCGTGGAGCAAGTGTGCGATATCGCCAAGCGGGCGGCCGTGGACATGGATTCGACGACGGGGACTGCCACCGTGCGCACGCTGATGCTGATGGCCAGTTTGGGAGATGTGCAGATGCGCCAAAGCGTTGCGCGTCAATTTGTCGAGATTGGCTCTATCGCCGCCAAGGAGCGAGAGAGTGGGATGCTCATCTCGGTTCTTCACGCACTGCAAGAAATGGGAACGAGACACCTGGATGACGGATGGTATGAGGATGCAAAACGGGTGGTGGAAGCCTTGCGGCAGTTGACGCGCTCAAGCCTGATCGGACAGGATCAACTCCCGTATGTGGAGGAGGTTGTGGAAAATCTCTTTCGCATCGCGACTACCTCCTTGACGCACACGGGCGAAAAAAAAGAAGCGTGCGCAGATCTCTTGGGCGAGGTTGTTACAACCATGAAAGCGATCGGACTCGATGTGCTCGCCCGCGATCGCGCAGGGTTGTCTTATGTGATGGAGGATTTGATTCCGCTAAAACTTTTGCAACTGCGCACGCTGTCGTCATCCGCAGGGCTTTCGGTGTATGCCGAGCGGGTTGGGCGGCATGTGCTGCTAGCGCAGGTGGCCATGGTGAGCGTATCACTTCTTGACGCGCCGCAAAGAGCGTTTACGGCGCTTTTATGCGCGCTTTATCATGACGGCGAGCCTGAGCGCTCTGGCAGCGCGCGCGCCATGGCGCAGAGTGAACTGGTTCTGCTGTGCGCCGCACTCGCGCGCTACATGAAGCGTGAAGATGTGGTGAAATTATGCCTGCCGCGTCTGCTGTCATGCAATGTGCGCGAGAGCGATTGGACTTGTGTTGACCGCGAAGAGCTTTCCCGGCTGTTTGATTTTGAGGATCCATTTTATTTCATCGCAAGCATCTGCGAATCCATCCGCCTTTGTCTGCCACTCACGGTCTCAGCGCCACGCTAG
- a CDS encoding Rqc2 family fibronectin-binding protein, protein MAFDGLVLDAVLKELNETLVGGRIDRVTQPSPHDIVLQIRVERTNHRLLLSANRSYPRMHMTTRFQIPSPALPPLFCTMMRKHLEGGKIIALSQVGRERIAHIDVEIRDELGKKVTRRVVLEIMGKHSNLILLERPDGLILDAIVHLSQAVNRHREVLPGRPYVAPPAQNKFDPLKETRKGYLARREHTMNSFAKHLVATYEGISPFFAKEAAYNPAGDGGHTPTIDEEWLRFADTLQKTVHPSPTIVRGGRERADSFYLFPIQHLKGERVSYSFVNDCLDAYYAERAMSDIARSKATHLLRLAKQERARAVARIDTFEDVLSRSHEADFWRIAGELLTAYPHEVKKGTQEVTLPNFYQNEEPTHIPLDPARSPLDNANAYFKRYQRYKKGVEITREQLAQAREEVVYLDSVLHELAVCTVQEIPSIEMELREAGYLRMPAPSNTQKGKPQKGKTNKKQEKLQLAPAVYLSSDGTPIWVGRNNRENDVMTHRLARKTDIWLHVKNAPGSHVILHDAEPSEQALFEAAILAAHFSSLRDALRADVDWLPVKLLRKPNKARPGFVIFEGQSTLAVRYTKEQVEEILKRSAAFPGSA, encoded by the coding sequence ATGGCGTTTGACGGACTGGTGCTAGACGCCGTATTGAAAGAACTGAATGAAACACTGGTTGGCGGTCGCATTGATCGCGTCACACAGCCATCTCCGCACGATATCGTTTTACAGATACGCGTGGAGCGCACCAATCACAGGCTTTTGCTCTCTGCCAACCGCTCATATCCGCGGATGCACATGACGACACGCTTTCAGATCCCAAGTCCGGCGCTTCCGCCACTCTTTTGCACGATGATGCGAAAGCACCTGGAGGGTGGAAAAATCATTGCGCTGTCACAGGTGGGGCGTGAACGCATCGCACATATCGACGTGGAGATTCGCGATGAACTTGGCAAAAAGGTCACGCGCCGGGTGGTCCTTGAGATCATGGGTAAACACAGCAACCTGATCCTGCTCGAACGCCCCGACGGACTCATCCTTGATGCGATTGTTCACCTGTCACAGGCAGTCAACCGCCATCGCGAAGTGCTGCCTGGGCGACCGTACGTCGCACCACCTGCGCAAAATAAGTTCGATCCGCTAAAAGAGACGCGCAAAGGTTATCTTGCACGCCGCGAGCACACCATGAATTCATTTGCAAAACATCTCGTCGCGACATATGAAGGGATCAGTCCCTTCTTTGCAAAAGAAGCGGCCTACAACCCCGCGGGAGATGGGGGACACACGCCGACGATCGACGAAGAGTGGTTACGCTTTGCTGATACGCTGCAAAAGACAGTCCATCCGTCTCCTACTATCGTGCGCGGCGGCCGGGAGCGCGCCGACTCGTTTTATCTCTTCCCGATCCAGCACCTCAAAGGAGAGCGCGTGAGCTACTCTTTTGTCAATGACTGCCTTGACGCCTATTACGCCGAGCGAGCCATGAGCGACATTGCCAGAAGCAAAGCGACACACCTGCTGCGCCTGGCAAAACAGGAGCGCGCACGCGCTGTTGCGCGCATTGACACGTTTGAGGATGTCCTGTCGCGAAGTCACGAGGCAGACTTCTGGCGGATTGCCGGAGAACTTTTGACTGCATACCCGCACGAAGTAAAAAAAGGAACGCAGGAAGTGACTCTGCCGAATTTTTATCAAAACGAGGAGCCAACACACATCCCGCTTGATCCTGCGCGCTCCCCGCTTGACAATGCGAACGCATATTTCAAACGCTATCAGCGCTATAAAAAAGGGGTCGAGATCACGCGGGAACAGCTCGCGCAAGCGCGCGAGGAAGTCGTTTATCTCGATTCAGTGCTGCACGAGCTAGCGGTGTGCACTGTGCAGGAGATTCCTTCTATCGAAATGGAGTTGCGAGAAGCCGGCTATCTCCGAATGCCTGCGCCAAGCAACACGCAAAAAGGAAAACCCCAAAAAGGAAAGACAAACAAGAAACAAGAGAAGCTGCAACTGGCACCCGCCGTCTATCTCTCATCGGATGGGACACCTATTTGGGTTGGTCGAAACAACCGTGAAAACGACGTGATGACACATCGTCTTGCACGCAAGACGGACATCTGGCTGCATGTGAAAAACGCCCCCGGCTCACACGTCATTCTGCATGATGCAGAGCCATCTGAACAGGCATTGTTTGAGGCGGCGATCCTTGCCGCGCATTTTAGCAGCCTGCGCGACGCACTGCGCGCCGATGTCGACTGGCTGCCAGTCAAGCTCCTGCGCAAGCCCAACAAAGCGCGACCGGGCTTTGTCATCTTTGAAGGCCAGTCAACGCTTGCCGTCCGCTATACTAAAGAGCAAGTAGAAGAGATCCTAAAACGCTCAGCCGCCTTTCCCGGATCTGCCTAG
- a CDS encoding SDR family NAD(P)-dependent oxidoreductase produces the protein MRRYALITGSAKGLAVVFAHHLAKQNYDLILNYRHSRTACETLAETLEKTYGARVTVIQADMTKAIDIAGMLDRVLRDTPRLDAVIHSAGPFIFSRKRLTDYDLSEWQQMIDGNLTSAFHVFRRVIPTMRRQGFGRIVTIGFDRVEEAPGWPYRAAYAAAKVGLASLTRSIAMEERECGITANMICPGDIRGAAKEQDIDPCALDSPATAPVAGDLAQIIDLLLDPRTKLFTGNVISLTGGVDVISKFDTGKLEVRDAVVYEPGSEVYVIPWQRNATILSRDDHPNRRSIYTVQSGSERGSFTHEQFQGAIPDGV, from the coding sequence TTGCGGAGATATGCCCTGATCACAGGGAGCGCCAAAGGTTTGGCTGTCGTGTTTGCACACCATCTTGCCAAACAGAACTATGACTTGATTTTGAATTATCGCCATTCGCGCACAGCCTGCGAAACGCTCGCAGAAACGCTTGAAAAAACCTACGGTGCCCGCGTAACCGTAATCCAGGCAGACATGACAAAAGCTATCGATATCGCTGGCATGCTCGATCGCGTCTTGCGCGATACGCCGCGTCTTGACGCTGTCATTCACAGTGCGGGACCCTTTATTTTTTCGCGAAAGCGACTGACCGACTATGATCTGAGCGAGTGGCAACAGATGATTGATGGCAATCTCACTTCTGCCTTTCACGTGTTTCGCCGCGTGATTCCAACCATGCGCAGACAAGGGTTTGGCCGCATCGTGACGATCGGTTTTGACCGCGTTGAAGAGGCCCCCGGCTGGCCCTATCGAGCGGCGTATGCAGCCGCCAAAGTCGGGCTCGCCTCACTCACGCGCAGTATCGCAATGGAAGAGCGCGAGTGCGGGATTACCGCCAACATGATCTGTCCCGGAGACATTCGCGGCGCAGCCAAAGAACAAGACATCGATCCGTGCGCGCTCGATTCGCCTGCAACAGCCCCGGTTGCGGGTGACTTGGCTCAGATCATTGATCTGTTGCTCGATCCGCGCACAAAACTTTTTACGGGGAATGTGATCTCTCTCACAGGTGGCGTCGATGTGATCTCAAAGTTTGACACAGGCAAACTAGAAGTCAGGGACGCTGTCGTCTACGAACCTGGGAGTGAAGTCTACGTCATTCCTTGGCAGCGCAACGCCACGATCCTTTCGCGCGACGATCACCCCAATCGACGCAGCATCTACACGGTGCAAAGCGGAAGTGAGCGTGGGTCATTTACGCACGAACAATTTCAAGGAGCGATACCTGATGGCGTTTGA
- a CDS encoding calcium-translocating P-type ATPase, SERCA-type, with protein sequence MTEKRTAWHTLSGDQALAALEATQAGLDENEVEKRRSIFGENALLERRRISLLSVFFDQFRNFMVIVLLIATLISGLLGEYTDALTIMSIVLANGVLGFFQQVRAEKSLASLKQLTAPEARVMRNRAVSQVLATALVPGDIVLLEAGDRVPADCRLLSARELAVEESSLTGESVPVQKDERSIATPDAPLGDRAGMVFMGTMVTRGKASAVVVETGMGTEMGRIAELIQTSGSTLTPLEHRLNQLGRILVWLSLAITIIVVIAGVLHGHALYEMFLAGVSLAVAAIPEGLPAIVTIALALGVSRMIERKAIVRRLPSVETLGCATVICSDKTGTLTQNQMTVKRIWLEGVAYQVAGEGYQASGQILRTDGLRIDQNALLRLADVARVCNNAAWRVTEGHVHVSGDPTEVALLVLAEKIGGTSSVQRVNEYPFDSERKRMSVIASDGTRSVAYVKGAPDVLLSLCTHLMMNGKRHPLTPALREKIGGALAEMARDALRTIALATREVPNDSVSQERVERDLTFVGLVGMMDPPREEVAAAIVECKRAGIKTIMITGDHRLTAEAVAARLGILPQGGRVMTGAELDQLTERELEDAVNQVYVFARVSPQHKLRIVKALQKRGHVVAMTGDGVNDAPAIKSADIGIAMGKSGTDVAKDASSLVLADDNFATIVAAIEEGRNIYDNIRKFIRYLLTSNVGEILTMFFAMMMGLPLPLLPIQILWVNLVTDGLPAIALGVDSPEPGTMMRPPRAMREGIFARGLGRQIITRGIAIGVVTLSVFALSLHLGVLLKTAQTMAFATLVMAQLILVFDCRSVSHGIRERGIFGNPYLVAAVAISFVMLWIVMYLPTLQPIFKTAPLSLAQWGGVLFAAALPTLSVGAKRARRRHATREGTHHKAA encoded by the coding sequence TTGACAGAAAAACGTACAGCGTGGCACACCTTGTCAGGCGATCAGGCACTTGCTGCGCTTGAGGCAACACAGGCTGGGCTTGATGAGAATGAGGTGGAAAAAAGGCGGTCGATCTTTGGTGAAAACGCGCTTCTTGAGCGCCGCCGGATCTCATTGCTCAGTGTTTTTTTTGATCAGTTCCGCAATTTTATGGTCATCGTTCTTCTGATTGCGACGCTCATCTCAGGTTTGCTCGGCGAATACACAGACGCCTTGACGATTATGTCCATTGTTCTGGCAAATGGCGTTCTCGGATTTTTTCAGCAGGTGCGCGCAGAAAAATCTCTTGCATCACTCAAGCAATTGACTGCGCCAGAGGCGCGGGTTATGCGCAATCGCGCAGTATCGCAGGTGCTTGCGACCGCACTTGTTCCGGGGGATATCGTTTTGCTTGAAGCGGGGGATCGCGTGCCAGCAGACTGTCGTCTTCTATCCGCACGTGAACTCGCAGTCGAGGAGTCTTCGCTGACAGGAGAGTCCGTGCCTGTGCAAAAAGACGAACGCTCTATTGCCACACCAGATGCGCCTCTTGGAGATCGGGCTGGCATGGTTTTTATGGGGACGATGGTGACGCGCGGCAAGGCGAGTGCAGTGGTCGTTGAGACAGGCATGGGGACTGAGATGGGGCGCATCGCCGAGTTGATTCAGACGAGCGGATCGACCCTTACGCCGCTTGAACACCGCTTGAATCAGCTTGGGCGAATCTTGGTCTGGCTGAGTCTTGCCATCACGATCATCGTCGTCATCGCAGGCGTTCTTCACGGCCACGCGCTTTATGAAATGTTTCTTGCAGGCGTAAGTCTTGCTGTTGCGGCGATTCCTGAAGGACTGCCTGCGATCGTCACGATCGCGCTCGCGCTTGGCGTCTCGCGGATGATTGAAAGAAAGGCGATCGTGCGCCGGCTCCCTTCCGTCGAGACGCTTGGGTGCGCCACGGTGATTTGCTCAGACAAAACCGGCACCCTCACGCAGAATCAGATGACCGTTAAGCGCATCTGGCTTGAGGGGGTCGCCTATCAGGTCGCAGGAGAAGGCTATCAGGCGAGCGGTCAAATCTTGCGCACAGACGGGTTGCGCATCGACCAGAACGCGCTCTTGCGCCTGGCGGATGTCGCGCGCGTCTGCAACAATGCGGCGTGGCGTGTGACAGAGGGGCATGTGCACGTGTCGGGGGACCCGACAGAAGTGGCGCTGCTTGTTCTTGCTGAAAAAATTGGCGGGACATCGAGCGTGCAACGCGTGAATGAATATCCGTTTGACTCTGAGCGAAAACGCATGAGTGTCATTGCAAGCGATGGCACCCGCTCCGTTGCCTATGTCAAGGGCGCGCCAGATGTACTGTTATCGCTTTGTACGCATCTCATGATGAATGGAAAGCGGCACCCGCTCACGCCTGCGCTGCGCGAGAAAATTGGCGGCGCACTCGCAGAGATGGCGCGCGATGCGCTCAGGACGATCGCCCTTGCCACGCGCGAAGTGCCGAATGACTCCGTTTCACAGGAACGCGTGGAGCGGGATCTCACATTTGTTGGACTTGTCGGAATGATGGATCCACCGCGTGAAGAGGTTGCCGCCGCGATTGTCGAGTGCAAGCGCGCCGGGATCAAAACGATCATGATCACAGGGGATCACCGATTGACAGCGGAGGCAGTCGCCGCGCGCCTTGGGATCTTGCCGCAGGGCGGACGCGTGATGACAGGCGCAGAGCTTGACCAGCTGACGGAGCGCGAACTTGAGGATGCAGTCAATCAAGTCTATGTTTTTGCACGCGTTTCACCACAGCACAAGCTGCGCATCGTAAAGGCCTTGCAAAAACGCGGACATGTCGTCGCGATGACCGGAGATGGCGTGAATGACGCGCCTGCCATCAAAAGCGCAGACATCGGCATCGCGATGGGCAAAAGCGGGACGGACGTGGCGAAAGACGCGTCGTCGCTGGTACTTGCCGATGACAATTTTGCGACAATCGTCGCCGCGATCGAAGAGGGCAGAAACATTTACGACAACATTCGCAAGTTTATACGGTATCTCTTGACTTCAAATGTTGGAGAAATCCTGACGATGTTTTTTGCGATGATGATGGGATTGCCGCTACCGCTGCTGCCGATTCAGATCCTATGGGTCAATCTTGTCACAGACGGACTTCCCGCCATCGCGCTTGGCGTGGATTCACCAGAGCCAGGCACGATGATGCGCCCGCCGCGCGCCATGCGTGAAGGAATTTTTGCGCGGGGGTTGGGGCGCCAGATCATTACGCGTGGCATCGCCATCGGCGTGGTCACACTCTCTGTCTTCGCACTGTCTTTGCATCTTGGCGTTTTGCTAAAGACGGCGCAGACGATGGCGTTTGCAACACTTGTGATGGCGCAATTGATCCTCGTTTTTGACTGCCGCTCTGTTTCCCACGGCATCCGCGAGCGTGGAATTTTCGGGAATCCATACCTTGTCGCGGCAGTGGCCATCTCTTTTGTGATGCTGTGGATTGTCATGTACCTTCCTACGCTGCAACCCATCTTTAAAACAGCGCCACTCTCGCTGGCTCAATGGGGAGGCGTTCTCTTTGCGGCTGCACTCCCGACACTCTCAGTCGGGGCGAAACGGGCGCGCAGACGACACGCGACGCGCGAAGGAACACACCACAAAGCGGCGTAA
- a CDS encoding YicC/YloC family endoribonuclease, translating to MTGYGHAEGIWGNRVFLIEIRSVNHRYLDVVFRLPRELLRLESALRDLVKNRVNRGRVEIYLSEQPNQDESEEVSINEGVLNAAFSVLKRATRSGFVDMEPPSVGHLLMIPGLFSVRSTDAQTCAGDDAQLFAILEEALQEFIARRRTEGLAIKAEILRFLDRATSLHAGMKGKIPAIEALERERIMVRMHGILGSSMDLASERLAVEVAYHAARNSVEEEMARIECHLSALRSLCLEDGAVGRRMEFLLQELQREINTLGAKAADLRLTQDVLELKHTLEQLKEQVQNIE from the coding sequence ATGACCGGATATGGCCATGCAGAAGGCATTTGGGGCAATCGTGTTTTTCTCATCGAGATTCGCTCGGTCAATCATCGCTACCTCGATGTGGTGTTTCGCTTGCCGCGAGAGCTGTTACGACTTGAGAGCGCACTGCGCGACCTTGTCAAAAACAGAGTAAACCGCGGACGTGTGGAGATTTATCTGAGCGAGCAGCCAAATCAAGATGAATCTGAAGAGGTTTCGATCAACGAGGGTGTGTTGAACGCCGCTTTCAGCGTGCTAAAACGCGCGACACGCTCGGGATTCGTCGATATGGAACCGCCTTCTGTCGGACACCTGCTCATGATTCCGGGATTGTTCTCCGTCCGTTCAACTGATGCGCAAACGTGCGCCGGGGATGATGCGCAACTTTTTGCGATTCTTGAAGAGGCGTTGCAGGAGTTTATCGCCCGACGTCGAACGGAAGGATTAGCGATAAAGGCAGAAATTCTGAGGTTTTTGGATCGCGCAACGTCGCTCCACGCGGGAATGAAGGGAAAGATTCCGGCGATAGAGGCGCTTGAGCGCGAGCGGATCATGGTTCGCATGCACGGAATTCTCGGAAGTTCGATGGATCTCGCGTCTGAACGCCTGGCAGTTGAAGTGGCGTATCACGCAGCGCGCAACTCGGTTGAAGAAGAGATGGCGCGGATTGAATGTCATCTCAGTGCGCTGCGCAGTCTCTGTCTTGAAGATGGCGCAGTGGGGCGGCGTATGGAATTTTTGTTGCAAGAGCTTCAACGAGAAATCAACACCCTTGGCGCAAAAGCGGCTGATTTACGGTTGACTCAAGATGTTCTAGAGTTGAAACATACCCTTGAACAATTGAAGGAACAGGTTCAAAATATCGAGTAG
- a CDS encoding DUF370 domain-containing protein: MNDRLIDLGYGSYVASSRILAIVNPESAPIKRLIQDAREQMKLIDATFGKKTRAVIMADSGHVILAAIEPEAVTARATQDPDKDVHKAQEAGN, encoded by the coding sequence GTGAACGACAGACTGATTGATCTTGGATACGGCAGTTATGTTGCGTCTTCGCGAATCCTTGCGATCGTGAATCCAGAGTCGGCCCCGATCAAACGGTTGATCCAAGACGCGCGCGAACAGATGAAATTGATTGACGCGACGTTTGGGAAAAAAACGCGCGCGGTGATCATGGCTGACAGCGGGCATGTCATTCTCGCGGCGATTGAGCCGGAGGCGGTGACCGCCCGCGCAACGCAGGATCCAGACAAGGACGTGCATAAAGCGCAGGAGGCCGGGAATTAG